The Rhea pennata isolate bPtePen1 chromosome 5, bPtePen1.pri, whole genome shotgun sequence nucleotide sequence GCCAGCAGCGCTTCCAGCCACTGACCACTCACTTATAGGACCTGACAGAGCCCTGTGCAAAGCAAATGCTGCTGCCAAACTGATAAGGCTCGCCCAGCAGTGTGTTTGTTTCTGGCACACAGACCCACAGTTCACCTGCCACTGCCGGCaagggccccccccccccccccaggaccaTGTAGCAAGCTGGGGCTGAGGCCAGCTCTGACTTCATGGCCAGCACAGGACACTGAGCCCTCAATCCCGTGCCTGCTCGTAGGCAGCCTCGTGGTAGCCTGTCAAGAGCCTCTTGCCACTTTGTCCCAAAGCCATTCCTGGGCACCCCTAAGACGTAGGAGCCTACTAGCACATTGCACCTGAGGACCTCTTCTGCAGCCCAGCGCCCTAAGCCCACCCCATGCGGAGACCAGCTCCATGCCTGCAGCTGGGTGGGGACACCCACATGGTGCCCCCTCAGTCAAGGGAGCCTGGACTTGTGTGCCCAGTCAGCCCCTGCATCTCCTGTGTAGCTGTACAGCACACCTTGGTGTGGCCCACATAAGGGCTGGTGACACAGCTGAGCTCCATCCCTGCACACTGGTGTGAGGTTTCGCTATGAAGTGGCTCTAGCTCTGGCTCCTGGGGCTGGTGGCCATTGCTCAGGGCCTAGTGACCAAGCGAGTAGGATGGGAAGGCACCGCATTTGGCATAGGTCCCCatggggggctgggggtggAGTCCCACAACTGGCTCTGCTGTGCCCCAAGCATAGGGCACTGGATGCAGCCTGTGCTTTGAGCCAGGGAAGGCAGTGTTTGCCGCCTATGGCTAGCAGTGGCTCCTATCCTGGCACACTGGAGGTGAATTGCACTGAGTGCAGGGTTGAGCTGTCACTATCTCATTATTACCACCTTCTTCACTGGAAATCACCTGGCTAAACCCAAGCAGTGGCTCCTTGGAAACACAGACCCacctttttgtcatttttctggGCAAAAACGAGATCTGGGAGACCTTTTTCTGGGGAACCTCCAACCTTGATGCCTTATAAGCAAGCTTCTTCCAAGAATTTGCACATCGCTTGGAATCAAGTCCCTGAAAAGTCCTGGCCAGAAGCCAGGAAAAGACAGTTCTTGCCACCTGAGGACACGTTTCTCCCCTTGTCTTTAACTGCAGCCTTCTCTCTCAGTGtcagcctgaggaaaaggaagcCCCTGAGACAAACCCTCATGGACCATGGCTTGCTGGAGGAGGTCCTGACCAAACACCTGCCATCTCTGGCAGCGAAGTACTTCCCCACCACAAACACTGCTGAGTGCCTGACAAACTACATGGACGTGAGTGAGGGCAGACCCAGGGAATGCAGCAACCTTCAGCTGGCATTGGGAGCAGCACCAGGCAAGGCCATGCAGGGGAATTACATCCACAGGCACTGTGGACACACCTTGTGCCAGAAAGGCTGGCCCTTGCACTGcacggtgggggggggggggtctaaGACACTTTGTGCCCTGGTTTGGCAGCTGGAGTACTTTGGCACCATCTCCATTGGCACCCTGGCCCAGGAGTTTACTGTCCTCTTCGACACAGGCTCCGCCAACCTGTGGGTGCCCTCAGTGTACAGCTCCAGCAACGCTTGTGGTAAGTGTCGCTGGGATCAAGGCCAGTGGCAATAATGCCCCCTGGCACTGACCCATCTCTCAGCCCAGGTTCAGTTGCCTCTGCTCTCTTGTGCTGAAGAGGGATGCTAAATCACCCCAGATGGCCCTGAAGGATGCCAGAAGCAGtgactgcagcagctccattgtgctttgctttctgccagCTCTGGATTTCACCCATCTTAGCTGTTATTGCAGCTGCTCATCAGTGCTACAACCCAGCACTGTCCTCCACTTACTACAGCACTACAGTCAGCATCTCCACTTGGCACAGTACTGGCAGCATGATGGGCTACTTGGCCTACAACACCACCGGGGTGAGTGCCTGCGCATACTGGCTGGGGCAGCAGGTGGAAAGGCAACAGCAAGGGAGTCACACCGCACTGCCCAGGTCTTTCCTTGTCctctccagctgcctgcagaTGGGGCAGTTCTGCAGGGAACCTCAGCTGGATCCCTCTGTCTGGAGAAACCAACTGACAAATCAAAGTGGACAGGTAGTACCCACCCCTCCATCTCATCATGCCACCAGGTCACCACCGGGATGCCCATCTCATGGGTGCCCTTCTCTCCCCAGCATCACTATGTATGGCCACCCCATTGCCTGCCCCTATGGCTGCCAGAGCATTGTGGACAGCAGCACCTCACTGATCGCCAGACCTGCTGCCGGCATCAACAACATCCAGTACGAAACTGGTGCTGCATGTGCCAGCAGCGGCTTGGTTAGCACCAGGGGActgggcagcagggctggtAGGAGGAATGAAGGCTGGACATGTGCTTGCCTCAAGAATGGTCAGGCCTGAGGCACAGCTATTGCTGCCCCCACAACCCCATGGCACATGGTGAGGTACAGTTTCATTAGCCACCTCCCTGACATTGTCatcatcatcagtggcacacAGTTCCCACTGACCCCCCAGGCATACATCTGCCAGGTAGGTCCATATGCTGGACCTTTCTTTGCCACCTTCAATGCGCCACTGACTGCAAATGGCCCGGGGAGGTGCCATGTAGGGGACGGCAGGCAGAAATGGCCTGGAAGCACAGCCATGCTGGGGTGCTTACCAGCTGGTGGAAGGACTCGCCAGCACtcactgctgcctcctgtccccgCTAGTTAAAGAGCAGCTCCTGCATGAACGGCTTTGAGGTCTTCAACTTCTATATGGTGGCTGATGAGCTCTGGGTCCTTGGAAATGTCTTCCTGTGCCACTACTATAGTGTCTTCGACAGGATCAACAACATGGCTGGAACACACAATGTGAGCCTGCTGCCACCACCGCACAATGAAGGGCCACCCAACACTAGTCATCATACCAGCCTTGCTGGGGCCAAGCAGTAGGGGCAGGTCTGTGAGCAATCTCATCCTTGCTGTACCCCACCCCTTGAACCCTGCATTGGCTCACCACCTGGCAAAGCACCTCCACGACTAGCCCAGCGCCAGGTCTCCCCAAGCCTTCATCCCTTCAGCTGCAGCCCTTCCACCTTAAGAGAAGCAGGGTGCCGGGTCCATGTGAGACCCCACACATCCAAGTGCAGGCACTGCCCAGCATAGGCACCCAACCCAGAGCCAAAAAAATACCCCAACCAAGCCCACCTGAGGGTGCCTGCAGCATTGGTCTGTATGCTGAGCACAGGCAGGAGTAGGGGATACAGGGCATAAATACCAGGGCAATTTTATTGATGCTGCAAGGGGAACCATGGCCCAAGCCTGTGCTTGTCCATCAGGGGGAAGAAGGCCAGCCTGCCCCCTCGCTCATGATGGGTGCAAGGGCAGCCACCAAGGACCTTGTGGATCacagtgccaggctgcagcgACTGGGGGCTGGTATGGGGCACCCAGCTTGGCAGTACCCCCAGCCAGGAACATCTTCTACCTCCTCATCTTGCACAACCCAGCTAGGGGTAGCATTCAGGTCCAGTCCCACCCCGCGGCCACCCACCTGTCAGTGCAGTGAGGAGTTGGAGGACCATGGCACTGGAGGTCCTTGGGGTCTGCACACCCTCTGCCCCTTTGCATGGGAGCAAGGACCCTCACCCTCCCTGTGTGTTAAGTGTGGAGACTCACATGCCTTAGTGCCCCAGACACCCACCCATCCCCCAGGGACCTGCCAGGCCAGGCCTGCTGGTTCTGcaggcctcctcctcctcctcacactgTACCAGGCATGTGCAACACCTGGCACTCTAGGGAGTCTCAAGGACTCTGGGCTGCTCCTTGCTGGATGGTGGCACAGGTGAGTGGTCCACATCCTCGGGGGATCCTTGAGCTTTGGGGCTCAAGCTGGGGCTGCCCTCAGGGGCCATAGTGCCAAGGAAGC carries:
- the LOC134141457 gene encoding pepsin A-like, producing the protein MPYKQASSKNLHIAWNQVPEKSWPEARKRQFLPPEDTFLPLSLTAAFSLSVSLRKRKPLRQTLMDHGLLEEVLTKHLPSLAAKYFPTTNTAECLTNYMDLEYFGTISIGTLAQEFTVLFDTGSANLWVPSVYSSSNACAAHQCYNPALSSTYYSTTVSISTWHSTGSMMGYLAYNTTGSIVDSSTSLIARPAAGINNIQYETGAACASSGLLKSSSCMNGFEVFNFYMVADELWVLGNVFLCHYYSVFDRINNMAGTHNVSLLPPPHNEGPPNTSHHTSLAGAKQ